The proteins below come from a single Pirellulales bacterium genomic window:
- a CDS encoding trypsin-like peptidase domain-containing protein, whose protein sequence is MEAQPAPYCPALVFIRGTISALVTAILAIVILASAPAAARADQDAVRPSVVKIHTTQRLPDFFRPWTKSAPREISGTGFVIDGKRIITNAHVVGYASQIYVQPYQSAEKFAAKVIGIATPIDLAVLSVEDESFFSDRPALTLDEGLPRIKAAVNVYGFPIGGDQISVTEGIASRVEYTGYYFGVSGLRIQIDAALNPGNSGGPAISDGKVIGVAFSGLAAADNIGYLIPAEEVRTFLADVQDGKYDGKPQIWEEFQTIENDALRAWLKVPKDLGGCMITRLRGDASANSLHTRDVVTRIGPHTLDRSGNVRLGDDLQVMFTYYVPQLTHDGKVPLTLLRDGATLDVEAPVAARRPRVIPRLDGGYPSYFILGPLVFSTASAELAGAIFSDARYLAFLSGKKSPLVTRANDQPAFEGEELVLIPSPFFSNRITKGYDSPALHVLEKLNGVDIKNLAHLVELVRDSTEEFLEFKFAETEVETLVFRRLDLINATEEILTDNGIRQQYSDGLGSVWKK, encoded by the coding sequence ATGGAAGCGCAGCCCGCCCCTTATTGCCCTGCACTCGTTTTCATCCGTGGGACGATATCGGCCCTGGTAACCGCTATTTTGGCGATCGTGATTCTGGCCAGCGCGCCGGCCGCCGCACGGGCCGATCAAGATGCCGTCCGCCCGTCGGTCGTCAAGATTCACACCACGCAGCGGCTGCCCGATTTCTTTCGCCCCTGGACTAAGAGTGCCCCCCGCGAGATCTCGGGCACTGGCTTTGTCATCGACGGCAAGCGGATCATCACGAATGCGCATGTGGTGGGCTATGCCAGCCAGATTTACGTGCAGCCCTACCAGTCGGCCGAGAAGTTTGCCGCCAAGGTCATTGGCATCGCCACGCCGATCGACCTGGCCGTGCTGAGCGTCGAGGACGAGTCCTTTTTCAGCGACCGGCCGGCGCTGACGCTCGATGAAGGCTTGCCGCGCATCAAGGCCGCGGTCAACGTCTACGGATTTCCGATCGGCGGCGACCAGATCTCGGTAACCGAGGGCATCGCCTCACGCGTCGAATACACCGGTTATTACTTTGGCGTGTCTGGCTTGCGCATTCAGATCGACGCCGCACTGAACCCTGGCAATAGCGGTGGACCGGCCATCTCGGACGGCAAGGTCATCGGCGTGGCCTTCAGTGGTCTGGCCGCGGCCGACAACATTGGCTACCTGATTCCGGCCGAAGAGGTGCGGACGTTCCTGGCCGACGTGCAAGACGGCAAGTACGATGGCAAGCCGCAAATCTGGGAAGAGTTCCAAACGATCGAGAATGACGCCCTGCGCGCCTGGCTGAAAGTTCCCAAGGATCTGGGCGGCTGCATGATCACGCGACTGCGCGGCGACGCTTCGGCAAACTCGCTGCACACACGCGACGTGGTCACGCGGATCGGCCCTCATACGCTCGATCGTAGCGGCAACGTGCGATTGGGCGACGACCTGCAAGTGATGTTCACGTATTACGTGCCGCAACTAACGCACGATGGCAAGGTTCCGTTGACGCTGCTGCGCGACGGGGCGACACTCGACGTAGAGGCACCGGTCGCCGCCCGCCGCCCACGCGTCATCCCCCGCCTCGACGGTGGCTATCCCAGCTACTTCATTCTGGGCCCCCTGGTCTTTTCCACCGCCTCGGCCGAGCTCGCCGGCGCGATATTCAGCGACGCACGTTATCTGGCGTTTCTGTCCGGCAAGAAAAGCCCGCTAGTGACACGTGCCAACGATCAGCCGGCGTTCGAGGGGGAAGAGTTAGTGCTGATTCCATCGCCGTTCTTTTCGAATCGGATTACCAAGGGATACGATTCTCCGGCCTTGCACGTGCTGGAGAAACTGAACGGTGTGGACATCAAGAATCTGGCGCACCTCGTAGAACTGGTACGAGATAGCACAGAGGAGTTCCTGGAATTCAAATTCGCCGAGACCGAAGTCGAGACGCTGGTGTTCCGGCGTTTGGACCTGATCAACGCCACGGAAGAAATCCTCACCGACAATGGCATCCGTCAGCAATATTCCGACGGACTGGGCAGCGTTTGGAAGAAATAG
- a CDS encoding pentapeptide repeat-containing protein, producing MIVPARAIVRPQVFIADADTPLPVEDEVRERVDAGVVGLIQLLGPPGSGKSTALSHLAYFFDGDPHVLLADCPAALASEELVRAARDRLVIFAAADRSAVPAAAKRWRMVTWTEDLYIEYLLAAHRERCGSVMSRILADPGRRAIGGRPELWRAVLDCLAADESLTDAKSALRSAVTARLHTSSVRATARRHCFLAVCKPDRADDAAADRLISAEAISLLRHSFVQMMLAAEHLAISLESVPVGPLLEQRLPASLVQEAATLVTGKADVTTHLQAILDGANRVAHPMAASLLHATALKWVPRAGAAPLLAGAYLARAAWRGVRLKDLDVSRASMIECDLADSCIDGLIANGADLSGAMLHGARLDKLRAEKAILTEADQSHARTPKAHFRSADLRQANLEGALLKDANFSAADLREARVCRADLSGANLTTAQLEGADFSGANLSSADLTGLTLRGVDFTGAQFSRAVLRKCDLEGVTLPGARMEFAILHGTYLTGSRMPEARLRGAILAGAGLADIEWERADLRGADLRGSTFHLGSSRSGLVGSPLACEGSRTGFYTDESHEQYFKSPEEIRKANLRGADLRGARILDVDFYLVDVRDAKYTSDQAVHLRQTGAILETRV from the coding sequence ATGATTGTACCCGCGCGTGCGATCGTCCGCCCCCAGGTATTCATTGCCGATGCGGATACACCGTTGCCGGTAGAAGATGAGGTCCGCGAGCGTGTCGACGCGGGCGTAGTCGGACTCATCCAACTTCTGGGACCGCCGGGTTCGGGCAAGTCCACAGCCCTCTCCCACCTCGCATATTTCTTTGACGGCGATCCGCACGTACTATTGGCTGATTGCCCCGCTGCACTCGCGAGCGAAGAGCTGGTTCGTGCGGCGCGCGACAGGCTCGTCATTTTCGCAGCCGCGGACCGAAGTGCTGTTCCGGCGGCTGCCAAGCGATGGCGAATGGTCACTTGGACCGAGGATTTGTATATCGAGTACTTGTTGGCTGCGCACCGCGAGCGTTGCGGTTCGGTCATGAGCCGTATTCTTGCCGATCCAGGACGGCGTGCGATTGGGGGCCGACCTGAATTATGGCGCGCGGTGCTCGATTGCCTTGCGGCCGACGAATCGTTGACGGATGCGAAGTCCGCACTTCGGTCCGCCGTCACGGCCCGCCTTCACACGTCGTCGGTGCGAGCAACCGCACGGCGACATTGCTTTCTGGCAGTTTGCAAACCCGACCGCGCCGACGATGCGGCTGCAGACCGACTCATTAGCGCCGAAGCCATCTCGTTGCTGCGACATTCGTTCGTACAAATGATGTTGGCGGCCGAACACCTTGCCATTTCCCTTGAGTCAGTTCCGGTGGGCCCGCTTCTTGAACAACGCCTTCCAGCGTCGCTCGTGCAGGAAGCCGCGACGCTTGTCACCGGCAAGGCGGACGTGACGACGCATTTGCAGGCCATTCTCGACGGAGCGAATCGCGTCGCACATCCCATGGCCGCCAGCCTGTTGCACGCAACCGCGTTGAAATGGGTTCCACGCGCTGGGGCAGCGCCGCTGCTGGCGGGCGCATATCTCGCGCGTGCCGCGTGGCGCGGGGTCCGACTTAAGGACCTTGATGTTAGTAGGGCGAGTATGATCGAGTGCGATCTCGCGGACTCATGTATCGACGGATTGATTGCCAACGGCGCCGACTTGTCGGGTGCCATGCTACACGGCGCACGGCTCGATAAACTTCGCGCGGAAAAGGCCATACTCACCGAGGCCGATCAGTCGCACGCTCGGACTCCGAAGGCGCATTTCCGATCGGCTGACCTGCGCCAGGCGAACCTTGAGGGCGCTTTACTGAAGGACGCGAACTTTTCAGCAGCGGATCTACGCGAAGCACGCGTCTGTCGCGCGGATTTGTCTGGGGCCAATCTGACGACGGCGCAGCTCGAGGGGGCCGACTTCAGCGGTGCCAACTTGTCGTCGGCCGATTTGACAGGGTTGACGTTGCGGGGTGTCGACTTCACCGGGGCCCAGTTCTCCCGGGCAGTACTTCGGAAGTGCGACTTGGAAGGAGTTACCTTGCCTGGTGCGCGAATGGAATTTGCCATTCTGCACGGCACCTACTTGACCGGGAGCCGAATGCCCGAGGCTCGGTTGCGAGGAGCGATTCTAGCCGGCGCGGGACTGGCCGACATCGAATGGGAGCGGGCCGACCTGCGCGGCGCTGACCTTCGCGGCAGCACCTTCCACCTTGGTTCGTCGCGCAGCGGTCTTGTCGGAAGCCCGTTGGCGTGTGAAGGAAGCCGTACGGGCTTTTATACCGATGAGTCGCACGAGCAATATTTCAAGTCACCCGAGGAAATTCGTAAAGCGAATCTGCGCGGCGCGGACTTGCGCGGCGCGAGGATCCTTGACGTCGATTTTTATCTCGTCGACGTACGGGATGCGAAATATACCTCTGATCAAGCAGTGCATCTGCGCCAGACGGGCGCGATTCTTGAGACCAGAGTTTGA
- a CDS encoding DUF1501 domain-containing protein, whose amino-acid sequence MAARFNRRRWMVEIGSLGVLGLNLPSLLERVALAAPNTSPAKARSCILFFLEGGPAHQDLWDLKPQAPAEIRGDFRPIATSVPGIQVCEHLPLLAAQMHLVAQVRSVHHTVVDHNAGAYYALTGREPLRGGRLIVHDEPDNFPPYGAVLARLRPTGRALPAAVQLPDIMSNNGYDLPGQNGGFLGAACDPFVTGDPSAPGFHAPGLALPVDVPHDRLAGRRALRDLLDKHTASWEEGADFATHYRQAFELLSTGETQQAFDLDDEPARIRERYGLPDRRDRSVEARKFGGLPHLGQSMLLARRLIESGVRLVTVCTGRRFDQSWDTHRQHFPLLKKSLLPYVDRAFAALLADLAERGLLDSTLVVAMGEFGRTPRLGQITSGAGADAAGRDHWPHCYTVLLAGGGVRGGALFGASDQHAAYPKSDAVTPEDIAATIYHALGIAPETQLVDPLGRPHAVALGTPIQALFG is encoded by the coding sequence ATGGCCGCCAGGTTTAACCGCCGCCGCTGGATGGTCGAAATTGGCTCGCTGGGCGTGCTCGGGCTGAATCTGCCGAGCCTGCTAGAGCGCGTGGCTCTTGCCGCACCAAATACTTCGCCCGCCAAGGCACGCAGTTGCATTCTCTTTTTCCTGGAAGGGGGGCCGGCTCATCAGGACCTGTGGGATCTGAAGCCGCAGGCCCCGGCCGAGATTCGCGGCGACTTTCGCCCCATCGCCACCAGTGTTCCCGGCATCCAAGTCTGCGAACATCTTCCGTTACTCGCAGCGCAGATGCACCTGGTCGCGCAGGTCCGCTCGGTACACCATACAGTCGTCGATCACAATGCGGGCGCGTACTATGCGCTCACGGGGCGCGAGCCGCTGCGCGGCGGCCGTCTGATCGTGCATGACGAGCCGGATAACTTCCCGCCCTATGGCGCCGTCCTCGCGCGGCTGCGACCAACCGGTAGGGCGCTCCCCGCTGCCGTGCAATTGCCGGACATCATGTCCAACAACGGCTACGATCTGCCGGGCCAAAACGGTGGCTTTTTGGGCGCCGCCTGCGATCCATTCGTTACGGGGGATCCCAGCGCGCCAGGATTCCACGCGCCAGGCCTGGCATTGCCTGTAGACGTACCGCACGATCGGCTCGCCGGGCGAAGAGCGCTGCGCGATCTGTTGGACAAGCACACCGCGTCGTGGGAGGAAGGGGCCGATTTCGCCACGCACTATCGCCAGGCGTTCGAGCTGCTGTCGACGGGCGAAACGCAGCAAGCGTTCGACCTGGACGACGAACCGGCTCGCATCCGCGAGCGCTACGGCCTGCCCGACCGGCGGGATCGCTCGGTTGAGGCGCGCAAATTCGGCGGCTTGCCGCACTTGGGTCAGAGCATGCTGCTGGCCCGCCGGTTGATCGAGTCGGGCGTGCGCCTGGTTACTGTCTGTACGGGCCGACGATTTGATCAATCGTGGGACACGCATCGTCAACACTTTCCGCTTTTGAAAAAGTCATTGCTCCCTTACGTCGATCGAGCCTTTGCGGCGCTGCTGGCAGACCTTGCCGAGCGTGGGCTGCTCGATTCGACCCTGGTCGTCGCGATGGGGGAATTCGGCCGCACGCCGCGCCTCGGGCAAATCACGAGCGGCGCGGGCGCCGACGCCGCCGGACGCGACCATTGGCCCCACTGCTATACCGTGTTGTTGGCCGGCGGCGGAGTGCGTGGCGGCGCCCTATTCGGCGCCTCGGACCAGCATGCGGCCTACCCCAAAAGCGATGCCGTGACGCCAGAAGATATCGCCGCCACGATTTATCACGCCCTTGGCATCGCGCCCGAGACACAATTGGTTGATCCCCTCGGCAGGCCCCACGCCGTGGCCCTGGGAACGCCGATCCAGGCACTATTCGGGTGA